One genomic window of Candidatus Neptunochlamydia vexilliferae includes the following:
- a CDS encoding lipocalin family protein, producing MFLFFIVMQTLCALTPMEHVDLDRYLGKWHEIALIPNWFQKKCTGAATAEYSLINEEMIRVVNQCPTKKGISTAKGVAWLPDKNSPAKLKVSFAPLARYFRWFSGNYWILYVDPDYSVAMVGEPSYTYLWFLARTPAISEEQYEKLIEIAKNQGYDTSKLIRPSKT from the coding sequence GTGTTTTTATTTTTTATCGTTATGCAAACTCTATGTGCTCTTACTCCGATGGAACATGTCGATCTCGACCGTTATTTAGGAAAATGGCATGAAATTGCTCTAATTCCAAACTGGTTTCAGAAAAAATGCACGGGAGCCGCAACTGCTGAGTATTCTCTGATTAACGAAGAGATGATCCGCGTGGTCAACCAGTGTCCGACTAAAAAAGGGATATCAACAGCAAAAGGGGTTGCTTGGCTTCCCGATAAAAATTCCCCTGCAAAGCTGAAGGTGAGCTTTGCGCCGCTGGCGCGCTATTTTCGGTGGTTTAGCGGCAACTACTGGATCCTCTATGTCGACCCTGACTACTCAGTTGCAATGGTTGGCGAGCCCTCTTATACTTACCTCTGGTTTTTAGCGCGCACCCCAGCGATTTCTGAAGAACAGTATGAAAAGCTCATAGAAATAGCCAAGAATCAAGGCTATGACACATCTAAACTCATAAGGCCATCTAAAACTTAA